Proteins found in one Zea mays cultivar B73 chromosome 1, Zm-B73-REFERENCE-NAM-5.0, whole genome shotgun sequence genomic segment:
- the LOC100275742 gene encoding Polypyrimidine tract-binding protein homolog 1-like isoform 2 (isoform 2 is encoded by transcript variant 2), which produces MSSGGGGGQQFRYTQTPSKVLHLRNLPWECAEEELVELCKPFGRIINTKSGVGANRNQAFVEFTDVNQAISMVSYFASSSEPAQIRGKTVYIQYSNRQEIINNKSPGETAGNVLLVTIEGVQASDVTIDVIHMVFSAFGYVHKIATFEKAAGFQALIQYTDADTASAAREALDGRSIPSYLLPEHVTSCCLRISFSAHKDLNIKFQSNRSRDYNNPYLPINYSAMDGTLQPAVGSDGRKVEAQGNVLLASIENMQYAVSVDVLHTVFSSFGTVQKIAIFEKNGGTQALIQYPDVNTAAVAKEALEGHCIYDGGYCKLHLSYSRHTDLNVKAHGDKSRDYTIPAGVIQGAPQPPGIQATSPGWQGNLQAAGPYAPPGAPPQNHSANGQVPNWTPGNSGYSPAPGTYPGQMYSSPAQYVASGSFLNTSAATPPQYATSGGFPNTPSTAPSQYAASRGFPNTTPAAPPGAPSQTPHASQQMPHQHGNHSGGGTPGTSQPPLPASYYR; this is translated from the exons ATGTCGTCGGGCGGCGGTGGGGGGCAGCAGTTCCGCTACACGCAGACGCCGTCCAAGGTGCTGCACCTGCGGAACCTTCCGTGGGAGTGCGCGGAAGAGGAGCTCGTTGAGCTCTGCAAGCCCTTCGGCCGCATCATCAACACAAAGAGCGGCGTCGGCGCCAACCGCAACCAGGCCTTCGTCGAGTTC ACTGACGTTAATCAGGCAATCTCGATGGTTTCTTACTTTGCATCATCTTCAGAACCAGCACAAATACGAGGCAAGACTGTTTACATTCAGTATTCAAACAGGCAAGAAATAATTAACAACAAGAGTCCTGGAGAGACTGCTGGAAATGTCTTGCTTGTTACTATAGAGGGTGTTCAAGCTAGTGACGTCACCATTGATGTGATCCATATG GTTTTCTCGGCCTTTGGGTATGTTCATAAAATAGCCACCTTTGAAAAGGCtgcaggttttcag GCATTGATCCAGTACACTGATGCAGATACTGCTTCAGCTGCTAGAGAAGCCTTAGATGGAAGGAGCATCCCAAG TTACTTGCTTCCAGAGCACGTGACATCCTGCTGCCTGCGGATTTCTTTTTCTGCACATAAGGATTTAAACATCAAGTTTCAGTCAAACCGCAGCAG GGATTATAATAATCCATATCTTCCAATTAATTATTCTGCCATGGATGGTACATTGCAG CCTGCTGTTGGATCTGACGGAAGGAAAGTGGAGGCTCAAGGCAATGTTCTTCTTGCATCAATTGAGAATATGCAATATGCTGTTTCTGTAGACGTGCTTCATACT GTGTTCTCATCATTTGGTACAGTCCAGAAAATTGCTATTTTTGAGAAGAATGGGGGAACACAAGCTTTGATTCAGTACCCTG ATGTAAATACTGCCGCTGTAGCGAAGGAAGCATTGGAAGGGCATTGCATCTACGATGGCGGCTACTGTAAGCTTCACCTGTCATACTCCCGTCATACTGATCTGAATGTGAAG GCACATGGTGACAAGAGCAGAGATTATACAATTCCAGCTGGCGTAATCCAAGGGGCGCCACAACCACCTGGTATACAAGCCACGTCCCCTGGGTGGCAAGGTAACCTTCAAGCAGCAGGGCCATATGCCCCACCCGGTGCCCCTCCTCAAAATCACAGTGCCAATGGACAAGTGCCGAACTGGACTCCTGGCAATTCAGGGTATTCCCCAGCCCCAGGAACATATCCAGGCCAGATGTACTCATCTCCGGCACAGTATGTAGCATCAGGGAGCTTCCTTAATACCTCAGCGGCCACTCCGCCTCAGTATGCAACCTCAGGGGGCTTCCCTAATACCCCATCCACCGCTCCGTCACAGTATGCAGCATCAAGGGGCTTCCCTAACACCACACCTGCCGCCCCTCCTGGTGCTCCATCACAAACGCCGCACGCTTCCCAGCAGATGCCGCATCAGCATGGAAATCATTCAGGAGGAGGCACGCCCGGAACTAGCCAACCGCCACTGCCAGCATCATATTACCGTTAA
- the LOC100273224 gene encoding Probable apyrase 6, which yields MPDPTTKLPSPRPRRRRRLFSLCLGTALLALIVSALVHVVAQPPGPAPASARFSVIIDGGSTGTRAHVFAAGPDGRPDLARSTVMRVSPGLSSFAADPARAGESLKPLLDFARDKIGGAVREAEVRLMATAGLRLLEERAQEAILASCRDVLRASGFRFEDAWAKVIPGSDEGVYAWVAANYALGRLGGDPNKTVGIIELGGASAQLTFVSDEVLPPKLSYNYTFGETTYTLYTNSFLNFGQNAAQDSFHEMLRSRGSFKNGTLADPCAPRGYSRNEGASRSTLENQYVNNGTGNFTECISSSQLLLQKGKEKCQYQQCHLGSTFVPELRGYFLGTENLYFTSKFFGLKKSSSLSDFMFAGEQFCNQHLSSLRKRHPNRSDEDFSRYCFSMAYIVALLHDSLGVPLDDKRIEYSNQVGDIQVEWALGAFITLMQNTSLKPLHTTAESTHSNRPLFAVLGMFLLCGVLFVSRWRKPKTKIIYDLEKGRYIITRIS from the exons ATGCCTGACCCCACCACCAAACTCCCCTCTCCACGCCCCCGCCGGCGCCGCAGGCTCTTCAGCCTCTGCCTCGGCACAGCGCTCCTCGCGCTCATCGTCTCCGCGCTCGTCCACGTCGTCGCCCAGCCGCCGGGTCCCGCTCCCGCCTCCGCGCGCTTCTCCGTCATCATAGACGGAGGCAGCACGGGCACCCGGGCCCACGTCTTCGCGGCGGGGCCCGACGGCCGCCCGGATCTGGCGCGCTCCACCGTGATGCGCGTCTCCCCGGGCCTCTCGTCCTTCGCCGCCGACCCGGCGCGGGCCGGGGAGTCCCTGAAGCCTCTGTTAGATTTTGCGAGGGATAAGATTGGCGGCGCCGTTAGGGAGGCGGAGGTGCGGCTCATGGCCACCGCAGGGCTGCGCCTGCTCGAGGAGCGCGCCCAGGAGGCGATCTTAGCGTCTTGTAGGGACGTTCTACGAGCCTCTGGGTTCCGGTTCGAGGACGCGTGGGCCAAGGTGATCCCAG GCTCGGATGAAGGTGTCTATGCTTGGGTTGCGGCAAATTATGCTCTTGGAAGACTTGGAGGGGATCCTAACAAAACCGTTGGAATAATTGAACTTGGGGGCGCTTCAGCTCAG CTTACCTTTGTTTCTGATGAAGTACTTCCACCCAAACTGTCATATAATTATACTTTTGGTGAAACAACATACACTCTCTATACCAACAGCTTTTTAAACTTTGGTCAA AATGCAGCTCAAGACTCATTCCATGAAATGCTGAGGTCAAGAG GCTCTTTCAAAAATGGTACACTTGCTGATCCTTGTGCTCCCAGAGGATATTCACGCAATGAAGGTGCTTCAAGGTCAACATTAGAGAACCAGTATGTTAATAATGGGACTGGAAACTTTACAGAGTGCATATCTTCTTCACAACTTTTACTGCAAAAAGGAAAGG AAAAGTGCCAGTATCAACAATGTCACCTGGGATCTACTTTTGTACCTGAGCTGCGTGGATACTTCTTGGGAACTGAAAATTTATATTTTACTTCAAAG TTCTTTGGACTTAAGAAGTCTTCATCACTATCTGATTTCATGTTTGCTGGAGAACAATTTTGCAACCAGCATTTGTCGAGTCTTAGAAAAAGGCATCCTAATAGGTCAGATGAGGATTTTTCACGGTATTGCTTCTCGATGGCATACATTGTGGCTCTACTGCATGACAGTCTTGGTGTACCACTGGATGACAAGAG GATTGAGTATTCAAACCAGGTTGGAGACATTCAGGTTGAATGGGCTCTAGGAGCTTTCATCACACTGATGCAAAATACGAGTTTAAAGCCATTACACACCACCGCAGAATCAACCCATAGCAATAGACCATTGTTTGCTGTGCTGGGAATGTTTCTTTTATGTGGAGTACTCTTTGTATCAAGATGGAGGAAGCCCAAGACGAAAATCATATACGACTTAGAGAAAGGCCGATACATCATAACACGCATCAGCTGA
- the LOC100275742 gene encoding Polypyrimidine tract-binding protein homolog 1-like isoform 1 (isoform 1 is encoded by transcript variant 1): MSSGGGGGQQFRYTQTPSKVLHLRNLPWECAEEELVELCKPFGRIINTKSGVGANRNQAFVEFTDVNQAISMVSYFASSSEPAQIRGKTVYIQYSNRQEIINNKSPGETAGNVLLVTIEGVQASDVTIDVIHMVFSAFGYVHKIATFEKAAGFQALIQYTDADTASAAREALDGRSIPSYLLPEHVTSCCLRISFSAHKDLNIKFQSNRSRDYNNPYLPINYSAMDGTLQPAVGSDGRKVEAQGNVLLASIENMQYAVSVDVLHTVFSSFGTVQKIAIFEKNGGTQALIQYPDVNTAAVAKEALEGHCIYDGGYCTW; the protein is encoded by the exons ATGTCGTCGGGCGGCGGTGGGGGGCAGCAGTTCCGCTACACGCAGACGCCGTCCAAGGTGCTGCACCTGCGGAACCTTCCGTGGGAGTGCGCGGAAGAGGAGCTCGTTGAGCTCTGCAAGCCCTTCGGCCGCATCATCAACACAAAGAGCGGCGTCGGCGCCAACCGCAACCAGGCCTTCGTCGAGTTC ACTGACGTTAATCAGGCAATCTCGATGGTTTCTTACTTTGCATCATCTTCAGAACCAGCACAAATACGAGGCAAGACTGTTTACATTCAGTATTCAAACAGGCAAGAAATAATTAACAACAAGAGTCCTGGAGAGACTGCTGGAAATGTCTTGCTTGTTACTATAGAGGGTGTTCAAGCTAGTGACGTCACCATTGATGTGATCCATATG GTTTTCTCGGCCTTTGGGTATGTTCATAAAATAGCCACCTTTGAAAAGGCtgcaggttttcag GCATTGATCCAGTACACTGATGCAGATACTGCTTCAGCTGCTAGAGAAGCCTTAGATGGAAGGAGCATCCCAAG TTACTTGCTTCCAGAGCACGTGACATCCTGCTGCCTGCGGATTTCTTTTTCTGCACATAAGGATTTAAACATCAAGTTTCAGTCAAACCGCAGCAG GGATTATAATAATCCATATCTTCCAATTAATTATTCTGCCATGGATGGTACATTGCAG CCTGCTGTTGGATCTGACGGAAGGAAAGTGGAGGCTCAAGGCAATGTTCTTCTTGCATCAATTGAGAATATGCAATATGCTGTTTCTGTAGACGTGCTTCATACT GTGTTCTCATCATTTGGTACAGTCCAGAAAATTGCTATTTTTGAGAAGAATGGGGGAACACAAGCTTTGATTCAGTACCCTG ATGTAAATACTGCCGCTGTAGCGAAGGAAGCATTGGAAGGGCATTGCATCTACGATGGCGGCTACT GCACATGGTGA